A genomic region of Thunnus albacares chromosome 4, fThuAlb1.1, whole genome shotgun sequence contains the following coding sequences:
- the ahcy gene encoding adenosylhomocysteinase, whose translation MSEKLPYKVADISLAEWGRKAIDIAENEMPGLMKMREMYGQSKPLKGARIAGCLHMTLQTAVLIETLTALGAEVQWSSCNIFSTQDHAAAAIAKAGIPVYAWKGETDEEYMWCIDQTLYFKDGQPLNMILDDGGDLTNLVHQKYPKLLAGIRGLSEETTTGVHNLYKMMKKGELKVPAINVNDSVTKSKFDNLYGCRESLIDGIKRATDVMIAGKVAVVAGYGDVGKGCVQALRGFGARVIVTEIDPINALQAAMEGYEVTTMDEACKEGNIFVTTTGCEDIIQGHHFENMKDDAIVCNIGHFDCEIDMNWLIKNAAEKINIKPQVDRFRMKNGRHIIVLAEGRLVNLGCAMGHPSFVMSNSFTNQVLAQIELWTNTAKYPVGVYFLPKKLDEQVAAAHLDKLGVKLTKLTDKQAKYLGLPTEGPFKPDHYRY comes from the exons ATGTCTGAGAAACTTCCCTACAAAGTTG cTGACATCAGCCTGGCCGAATGGGGGCGTAAGGCCATCGATATCGCAGAGAACGAGATGCCCGGTCTGATGAAGATGAGGGAAATGTACGGTCAGAGCAAGCCTCTGAAGGGCGCCCGTATCGCCGGCTGCCTCCACATGACCCTGCAGACCGCCGTGCTCATCGAGACCCTCACCGCCCTCGGAGCCGAG gTCCAGTGGTCGAGCTGCAACATCTTCTCCACTCAGGATCACGCTGCTGCCGCCATCGCCAAGGCTGGTATTCCAG tGTACGCATGGAAGGGTGAGACAGATGAGGAATACATGTGGTGCATCGACCAGACTCTGTACTTCAAAGACGGTCAGCCCCTCAACATGATCCTGGACGACGGTGGAGATCTCACCAACCTGGTGCACCAGAAGTACCCCAAACTGCTGGCAG GTATCCGTGGACTGTCAGAGGAGACCACCACAGGTGTCCACAACCTGTACAAGATGATGAAGAAGGGCGAGCTGAAGGTCCCCGCCATCAACGTCAACGACTCTGTCACAAAG AGCAAGTTTGACAACCTGTACGGCTGCAGGGAGAGCCTGATCGACGGTATCAAGAGAGCCACCGACGTGATGATCGCTGGTAAAGTCGCTGTCGTGGCAGGTTACGGTGACGTGGGTAAAGGCTGCGTCCAGGCTCTGCGTGGCTTCGGAGCTCGCGTCATCGTCACAGAGATCGACCCCATCAACGCTCTGCAGGCCGCCATGGAGG GCTATGAAGTTACCACCATGGATGAGGCCTGTAAGGAAGGAAACATTTTTGTCACCACCACTGGCTGCGAGGACATCATCCAGGGACA TCACTTTGAGAACATGAAGGACGACGCCATCGTCTGTAACATCGGTCACTTCGACTGTGAGATCGACATGAACTGGCTCATCAAAAACGCTGCAGAGAAGATCAACATCAAGCCTCAG gttGATCGCTTCAGGATGAAGAACGGTCGTCACATCATCGTCCTGGCAGAGGGCAGACTGGTCAACCTTGGCTGTGCCATGGGACACCCGTCCTTCGTCATGAGCAACTCCTTCACCAATCAg GTGCTGGCTCAGattgagttgtggacaaacaCCGCCAAATACCCCGTGGGAGTCTACTTCCTGCCCAAGAAG CTGGATGAGCAGGTGGCAGCCGCCCACCTGGACAAACTGGGGGTGAAGCTGACCAAGCTGACAGACAAACAGGCCAAGTACCTGGGTCTGCCCACCGAGGGGCCCTTCAAACCGGACCACTATCGCTACTGA